A window from Anoplolepis gracilipes chromosome 15, ASM4749672v1, whole genome shotgun sequence encodes these proteins:
- the LOC140674073 gene encoding uncharacterized protein: MSKDVKRNSGAHPNYVCCSLAKDSEELESSEFSSSESITSLSELSSSASFTSCSCSDCDYSMFTNKKERKNKAIEYMQVKKRLLKRRNPSEMSTNALKKLESKKNFKGKALKVPERNKELLENIYLSDSSDDCDCNCDTYCDCKEPSSKKRQKNSKNKCGKMPSKKMGKITKTAPTCKSLKTARISKKSAMKSSKKEKTNLFDPYGCNCNMRDTKCAGSSRSSKVLKKRNAKSLSNKKVSRKRTTGSSERYSSSFSSEDSEYESFTSDKDSRDCCCGNIRQSSRRKIKH; this comes from the exons ATGTCAAAAGACGTTAAAAGAAATTCAGGAGCGCATCCAAATTATGTTTGTTGCTCCCTCGCAAAAGATTCCGAAGAACTCGAATCGTCAGAATTTAGCTCATCAGAATCTATTACATCTTTATCGGAATTAAGCTCAAGTGCATCTTTTACCTCTTGCAGTTGCTCGGATTGCGATTATTCAATGTTTACAAATAAGAAGGAACGAAAGAACAAGGCTATAGAATATATGCAAGTGAAAAAAAGGTTATTAAAAAGAAGGAATCCGTCCGAAATGTCTACAAACGCTTTGAAAAAGCTTgagagcaaaaaaaatttcaagggAAAAGCATTGAAAGTTCCTGAAA GAAACAAAGAGCTTTTGGAAAACATCTATTTATCGGATTCTTCCGATGACTGCGACTGTAATTGTGATACGTACTGCGATTGCAAAGAACCCAGTAGTAAGAAGAGAcagaaaaattcgaaaaataaatgcgGAAAGATGCCCTCGAAAAAGATGggaaaaattacgaaaactGCGCCGACTTGCAAATCACTTAAAACCGCAAGAATTTCGAAGAAAAGCGCAATGAAATCTTCTAAGA AAGAGAAGACCAACCTGTTTGATCCTTACGGTTGTAACTGCAATATGCGCGATACAAAGTGTGCAGGATCCTCGAGGAGTTCGAAAGtgttgaaaaagagaaatgcgAAATCGCTTAGTAATAAGAAAGTTTCAAGGAAGCGTACGACAGGATCTTCTGAAA GATATTCGTCGTCGTTCTCAAGCGAGGATTCTGAATATGAGTCCTTCACCAGCGATAAAGATTCCCGTGATTGTTGCTGCGGAAATATCCGTCAATCGTCACgtcgtaaaataaaacattaa
- the LOC140673817 gene encoding caveolin-3, with translation MLARLRNFRCCVPKCPAIRISGMEKPESSAGGESAVELEDRDPNSLNQHLQVMWDDVIGEPEGIRSPECAWRLSGHCFRLSRGCCYVFLSVLVAPLLALCLGFTFACLAFQHIWCVAPCLRVWKITCAAMRNFLAAVTHAIVRPIMEAMGYLCHNIRIFNQRLPDGPYHKEDLLIV, from the exons ATGTTGGCGAGATTGAGGAACTTTCGCTGCTGCGTGCCCAAATGTCCGGCTATCCGTATTTCAGGGATGGAGAAGCCAGAGTCCTCCGCGGGGGGCGAGAGCGCCGTGGAGCTCGAGGACCGGGACCCCAACAGCCTGAACCAGCATCTTCAG GTGATGTGGGACGATGTGATCGGCGAACCGGAAGGAATCCGTAGTCCCGAGTGCGCCTGGCGGCTGAGTGGACATTGTTTCCGACTCTCCAGAGGATGTTGTTACGTGTTCCTCTCCGTTCTCGTAGCGCCTCTGCTCGCTCTCTGTTTGGGTTTCACGTTCGCCTGCCTCGCATTTCAG CATATATGGTGCGTCGCGCCGTGTCTGCGCGTGTGGAAAATCACGTGTGCGGCGATGCGAAATTTCTTGGCGGCGGTGACACACGCGATCGTTCGGCCAATCATGGAGGCGATGGGTTACCTCTGCCACAATATCCGCATATTTAATCAAAGACTGCCGGACGGTCCTTACCATAAGGAGGACCTGTTGATCGTTTAA
- the LOC140673816 gene encoding glutaryl-CoA dehydrogenase, mitochondrial: MASNIQRLLLRVNRSCLVNPTRQISLSASLQAKPSFNWEDPFNLESQLTQDEVLMRDQFRSYCEERLLPRVIEANRKEHFDREIMREMGELGVLGCTMKGYGAAGASSVAYGLLAKEIESVDSGYRSALSVQSSLAIGAIYMYGSDSQKERFLPKLVSGEIIGCFGLTEPNHGSDIASMETRATYDSDKKIYKLNGSKTWITNAPIADISIVWAKCDDNQIRGFIVDREVAGNRLSTPTIQGKFSLRTSITGMILMDNVIVPEENVLNVQGLKGPFGCLNNARYGIAWGALGAAEACLRVARSYTLERRQFNKPLAANQLMQKKLADMMCDIAIGLQACLHVGRLKDENRAAPEMISVIKRNSAGKALEIARTARDMLGGNGISDEYHVIRHMMNLETVNTYEGTNDIHALILGRAITGIAAF, encoded by the exons ATGGCGAGTAATATACAGAGATTATTATTGAGAGTCAATCGTTCGTGTCTTGTTAATCCCACAAGGC agatctctctctctgcgtCACTTCAAGCAAAAC CTAGTTTTAATTGGGAGGATCCGTTTAATCTGGAGTCGCAGCTGACGCAGGATGAGGTTCTGATGAGAGATCAGTTCCGTTCTTATTGTGAGGAGCGACTGTTGCCGCGAGTAATCGAGGCGAATCGCAAGGAACATTTCGACAGGGAAATTATGAGGGAAATGGGCGAGTTAGGGGTGTTGGGTTGCACCATGAAGGGTTACGGTGCTGCTGGGGCATCCTCGGTTGCGTACGGGCTCCTTGCCAAGGAGATCGAGAGCGTCGATAGCGGGTATCGATCCGCGTTATCAGTGCAGTCGTCTCTCGCGATTGGCGCGATTTATATGTACGGCAGCGATTCCCAGAAGGAGCGATTTTTGCCTAAACTGG TTTCCGGCGAAATAATTGGCTGTTTCGGTTTAACGGAACCTAATCATGGTAGTGATATAGCATCCATGGAAACCAGAGCGACTTATGATTCCGAcaagaaaatttacaaactGAATGGTAGCAAAACATG GATTACGAATGCCCCCATTGCCGACATATCAATAGTATGGGCAAAATGTGACGACAATCAAATTCGTGGATTTATCGTTGATAGAGAGGTCGCGGGAAATCGATTATCTACCCCAACGATTCAAGGAAAGTTTTCTCTAAGGACGTCCATCACTGGAATGATTCTGATGGACAACGTAATTGTACCCGAGGAAAATGTGTTGAATGTTCAAGGACTTAAA GGACCTTTCGGTTGTTTAAACAATGCTCGATACGGCATCGCTTGGGGTGCGTTGGGTGCGGCGGAGGCTTGCTTGAGGGTTGCTCGATCTTACACCCTGGAAAGGCGACAATTCAACAAGCCCCTGGCAGCGAACCAACTTATGCAAAAGAAATTGGCCGACATGATGTGCGACATCGCGATTGGTCTTCAAGCTTGCTTGCACGTTGGCAGATTGAAGGACGAGAACAG AGCCGCTCCGGAAATGATTTCTGTCATAAAGAGAAACTCGGCTGGCAAAGCGTTGGAGATTGCGCGAACCGCGAGAGATATGTTAGGCGGAAATGGGATTTCGGACGAGTATCATGTCATCAGACACATGATGAATCTAGAAACTGTAAACACCTACGAAG gtacaaacgatatTCACGCGTTAATCCTCGGGAGAGCAATTACCGGTATTGCTGCattctaa